CCCTGCGTATTACTTGTACGAGTTTCAGTGCCTGAAACCTCTCTATTAATAACGTTTTCATTTTCATCAAATTTTACTGTTTCGCTGTATAATACTTCAAAGTCTGCATTTGAAGTATCCAAAGGTGATGTTACACCTGCAAATTTTGCGGATGAATTAGCAGCTTCAGGTGCTGTAGGCGAATCTGCATATGCATTACCTGCACCCCATCCAGTACTAGCTAACATTCCACCAACTAGTAACATTGGGATTGTTTTTTTCTTTAATAAATTTTTATAACCCATAATAACATCTCCATTCTTTTGAAAATTTATGCTAATTTACCGGTATTTACTAGCACACCCCTGATAATAGACTATAAAATCCAAAAAAATAAACAATATTCAGATTAAAATTTTCACAAAACAATTCGACAAACCTTCTTAAAACCATGTCATTACTGGATTAAGAATGATTTTTATATAAATAATCCTATCTTTACAATCTAACAATTTACCGATAAATTTACGTCAATTGATAAAAAATATTTTAAAAATTAAGAATTATATTTATAAAGTTATTTTTTACAACTTATTACAATTAAACTTTGTTATGATTGATTTTATATAAACTAAATAAAGGAGATTGCGATATTAGAATTCTGAATAATGAGAAAGTTACAAAATTATTAAATGAATGGTATAAAGTTATTCTATCTAAGCAAATAACAAAAGCAACAAGAATGAAAGAAGAAGTTGATGAAAAGATTAGTGTCTTAATGGTCGAACAAAACCGAGATCTACAAGATCAAAATCTCTTATTGTATTATTCCCTATTGGATTATAGTTATAAAGTGTTAATAAATAAATCATATGTAACTCGTAGTGATTTTGATGCAGTTGAAAAACTTACAACAAAAACTATTGATGAGTATTTAAAATACTACTACCATTTCTATAAAGCTGTGCATAACACCATGATTGCTAACTATATGGAAGCTATGGAGCAATTTGAAGAAGCTGAACGACTTTTAGAGTATATTCCTAATGACATTGAAAAAGCTGAATTTAATTATAAACTTGGTGAACTATATTACCATCTTCAACAACCTTTATTAACAATTAAGCATGTAATGAAAGCAAAAGACATATACAAAAAACATGAAGATTATGTAATAAATCAAATTGAATGCGATACAATCCTGGGGTTGGCAAGTGTCACTTTAAGTCAGTTTGAACAAGGCGAAGAACTTTTTGTTAAATGTTTGGATATGGCTAAAAAACATAACTGCACTCGACTAATTACCTTAATTCAGTATAACTTAGGTTTCCTTTATGCAAAACAAGGTATATCCGCAACTGCAATTCGACATTTAATGGATGTATATAAATCTGAAAAACCATATCATAAAACTGTATTCTTACTGGCTCGAGAACATTTCAAAGTAAATGAAATTGAAAAAGCACAAGAATTTTTGACTGAAGGCTTTGAATTAGCTGATGTTGAATATACACATCATTTACGAATACTTCGAGCACAATATGATGAAAATTATAAGCAGAATCTAGAAACAACGATTGCAGATGGACTAGATTACTTTGAATCCCAAAAACTTTATGGCTTTATTGAAGAGTACTCTGGAATTTTAGCGAAAAAACTTTATCAAGAAGGTAATCATGAGAAAGCTAGCCAATATTTTAATATATCTTATGATGCTAAAGAATTGCTTCAGAAGGGAAGTGCGTTAAAATGAAAAAAGTACTAATGGGATTTGTTAGTTTTGCTGCTGTTTTAACTATTGGAAGTTTTGCAGAATCTTATACATCACAAGCTGATCATGGTAGACCGCCTGCACCACAACGACCAGATTATGTTTCTAGTTATGAAGATAAGGCACATGGAAATACTGGAGTGGTTGCTCTTGACCATGGTAGACCGCCTGCACCAGCATACGAATACGGTGATGTTTATACTGATCATGGAGAACATATTTAAATACCTAAAAAAGAGGACGCTGTGGCGCCCTCTTTTTTGTAATATCATACATTACGACCATATTAATATATTAATTTAGAAATAACATAAGTGATAATGTTCCATAGTACCAAATACGATCTGATTTACATTCTTCAATACCAAACCACTCATTTAATCTCTGGCACTTTTTCGCAAAGAATGAGCGGATTGTTCCGAACAGTTCCTTTTTACTACGAGTTTGTGGTAGAATAGGCTCACTAGTAGTTAATTTGAATAGGGTATTTGACATTGTTAAATCATCCTTTCAGATTTTCAAAGTGTAGAGAACGCTCTTTCGTGCCGGCAAGCTGTGAAGAGCGTTCTCTTTTTATATTCGGTTGTAATTACTCTTTTTCGAAATTACCGCCCCTACCTAACTTAGGACGTTTTCTTTCAACTTTTTTAGGCTCTACTTTTTCTTCTTTCATTGGAGAAATAATAATAGAACCACTTGTATGCATGTATTGTCTAATAGCACGAACCATTTCAGCTTTTCTATTACGTGGTAAAGATTCTAACCACTCTTTAATGTCTTTATCTAATACATCATCATAAGACAGAAGGTATGTCTTATTCGCCATCTTCTTCGCCTACCTCGAATTTACCGTATCTGTAGAAGCCCTCCACGTTTGCAGTTTGGCTTTCTTCTAATTTTGTTACTTTACCAATCCATTCTTCCAATAACTCATGGAATGTATTCGCGCCACCATCAGAAACTAGCACTTCATCAAAACGGTCAAATGTTTTCCATGCATTATTTACTCCGTTTACGATAAAATCATAAACTTCTTTAATAGATGCAGTTTTTTCATCATTAAAATCAATTGGATCCATACGCTTTGAAGCTTGGTAAGCACCTTCTTCAAATACTTTTTCTAATTTATAATCATTAATAGTTGCACTTGTTTCTTTTTTAATTTTAGCTACGATTGGTTCATAAACATCATGCATTCCTTTTGGAACAGAAGTAGATTCTTTTTCACGACGCAGCATAGAGATTACATCTAAATCTGTTGTACCAGTTCCGATATCAATAATACCTACTGTCATATCTTCATAAGTATCATCTGCAACAAATCCATCTTCATCTAAATAACGGCTCATAACTGTTCCTACCGGTTGAGCAAGAACAATAACATCTACAACATTAATCGATACTTTTTTACCATTCACCTCAAGATCATGAGCTCCTTGATAAACTTCTTTAATTTCATCAACGGCTTTTGTTCCGATTTCCTCGCTTGGAACGCCCGTTATAACTAAGATTTCATCATAACTTTTCACATTTGTTTTAGCAGCCATTTCAGCTAATGCAATTTTTGATAGAGTTTTATACTGATTAGTTTTATAACGATTTTGTTGAGCGTATGTGTTTAAAGTATTGTTCACTTTAATTATGTCATCGCCCCAAACATATTCTGTTCCTTCAACTTTATATGTTTTAAGCTTCATCTTACCACCAGACAATGCTTCTCCTACATTAGAAGAGAAATATGCGCGTTTGGAAGCGGAACGAAACCTATTAAAAGCTGAAAATGAATTGTTAACAAAGATAAAACTTATGGAAGAGAGGATGAGAAAGAAATAACGTTACGACCTAACCAAAAATATATGTTAATTCGTTCTATTATTGAAACATACAACCTCAAAAATATGGTGAAATATTTGTGCGGGATCGCTGGTGTTTCACGTTCAGGATACTATAATTATTTTTCTGTTTCTTCGCAAAGGCAGCGAAAAAACAGAATAGATCAGGATGAAATAACGAAAGAATGGATATTAAAGGCATTTCGATTTAAAAACCGAAAAAAAGGGGCTCGTCAAATCAAAATGACATTAGCGGGTCAATTTCAAGTTGTCTACAATTTGAAGCGTATTCGTAGAATTATGAAGAAATACGGGATTATCTGTCCGATCCGCAAAGCGAATCCTTACAAAAGAATGATAAAAGCGACGAAAGAACATTTCGTGGTACCAAATTGATTGAAGCGAGAATTCAGGCAAGGTACCCCTGGAAAAGTGCTTCTTACAGATATCACCTACCTGTTTTATGGTAAGAATCAGAAAGGATATTTATCTACCATTTTAGACGGATCCACCAATGAAATTTTGGCCTATCATGTTTCAGAACGACTTACACTAGATATCGCAACGGCGACTCTTCACAAACTAAAGAAGAATAAGATGGTACGATTAACTAAAGATGCCTATATTCATTCTGATCAAGGTGCTCATTACACAAGTCCTATCTATCAAAAATGAGTCAAAAAATTAAAGCTTGGACAATCTATGTCAAGACGAGGGAACTGTTGGGATAATGCCCCCCAAGAATCTTTTTTCGGGCATTTTAAAGATGAAGCGCATATAAAAGCTTGTACATCTTTTTCCCAGCTAAAACAAGAGATTAAAGACTATATGAAATACCATAACCAGCATAGATATCAGTGGAATTTAAAGAAGATGACTCCTGTTGAATACAGAAATCATCTTCTCGCGGCTGCCTAACTTTTTTTTAAATGTCCTTTACAAAGGGTACAGATTACTACTCAATCGGCTCTTTTTCTCGTTATTTATTAAAATGTTGTAAGATTGCTTCTACAATACGTTCTGAAGCACGACCATCACCGTAAGGGTTGGATGCCTGCGCCATTTTATCATGCGCTTCCTTATTTGATAATAACTCATCCGCAAGTGTAAAGATCGTTTCTTCATCTGTGCCTGCTAATTTCAATGTACCAGCTTCAATTCCTTCTGGACGCTCTGTCGTGTCGCGCAGAACAAGAACTGGCACCCCAAGAGATGGCGCCTCTTCTTGCACACCACCTGAATCTGTTAGTATTAAGTAAGAGCGAGCTGCAACATTATGAAAATCAATTACATCTAGCGGTTCAATTAAATGAATGCGATTATGCTCTCCTAAAATGTCATTAGCTGTTTCACGTACAACAGGATTCATATGAACCGGATATACAACTTGTACATCTTCATGTTTGTCAACAAGGCGCTTAATTGCACGGAACATGTTGCGCATTGGTTCACCTAAGTTCTCGCGACGGTGCGCCGTCATAAGAACAAGACGGTCGTTACCAAGCTTCTCTAGAACAGGATGACTATATGTTTCTTTTACAGTTGTTTTTAGTGCATCAATTGCCGTATTTCCTGTTACAAAAATACGAGACTCGTCTTTATTCTCTTTTTGTAAATTTGTTGCTGATTTTGCTGTTGGAGAAAAATGCAGATCAGCCATCACACCTGTTAATTGGCGGTTCATTTCTTCTGGATATGGAGAATACTTATCCCACGTACGAAGTCCTGCCTCAACGTGACCAACAGGAATTTGATTATAAAAAGCCGCAAGACTCGCAATAAATGTCGTTGTTGTATCACCGTGAACAAGAACGATATGCGGCTTTGCTTCTTTCATTACTTGATCGAGACCTTGTAAACCACGTGTTGTAATATCAATTAAAGTTTGACGGTCCTTCATAATATTCAAATCAAAGTCTGGTGTAATTCCAAAAATATTTAATACTTGATCCAGCATTTGACGATGCTGCGCTGTTACAGTCACAATCGATTCAATTTTATCCGGATGCTTTTGCAGCTCTAATACAAGAGGTGCCATTTTAATCGCTTCTGGACGTGTTCCGAAAATCGTCATTACTTTTAAACGTTCAGTCATTTCACTGCCTCTTTTCTTTCACAAATTACACAATGTCACTACTATACTTGATTATAGACAAAAATAAAGCGAAGCAAAAGTAAGTGCTTCATTAGACAATAATTGAAACATTACGATTACAAATACTCTTTCTTCCTATCGAGTAATAATCGATTTTATGTTTCTTCACATCCTCATCAGTATAACAATTTCTCCCATCAATTGAACTCCCCCCACTTAGCTAACGCTTGAAGTGGGGGATTCCTACGAACACCGATGTACCCATCGGTTATTTAGTAGGCTCCCCCCGTAGTTCCTACGGTTAATACGAAATTCGTATGATATTTACAGTCTTATTTTTGGTCTGACACTTGGTTTTCATGCCACAGATTTGATAGTTTATCCTTTTTGCGACTTTCGAATGGTGTAGGCGAACGACAGCCACCAGACAAGTTCTATTTACGCAACAAGCAACCACGCTTGAATTCGTTCTACATGTATTGTAGCAAAGATGTTGGCTAATGCCAATCGACATTCATCTCCCACTTATTCATTGGGCTACACCCTACACATTCTTTGAAGTGGAAGTATTCTGTCGGGAACTGATAAAGGCAATATATCTTGCTAATGGATACTTGTGAATCGATTCCTACTCTGTTACAATAAACGCTGCATAAGCTCCAACTATTGCTTCATATTGAATTTCGTCACCAAATACTTGCTTGAGATGAGAAAGGGCTTGTGGATCGTATACAACGACGTTCTCTCCTATCTTGATTAATTCTTGTATGATGACAAGAGATGGGCCCTCTCGAATATCATCTGTATTTGGTTTGAAAGATGCTCCTAACACGACTATTCTTTTTCCTTCCATATCTATCCCTTGTTTTGCTTTCTCAATTAACAATCTTTGTTGATTATGATTCACCTCAATGACAGCCTTTAATAATTTAAAGTCATGGGCAACATTTCCAGCAATTTGAACGAGTGCCCTAGTATCTTTCGGAAAACATGATCCTCCGTAGCCAATACCGGCCTGTAAGAAAGAAGAACCAATGCGCTTATCCATCGCCACTTCTATTATATTTGCCCCGGTTTTCTCACATATATTTGATATTTCATTAATAAAGCTAACTTTTGTAGCTAAAAGAGCATTCGATGCATAGTTAATCATTTCTGCACTACGGAGATCTGTTATAAAAAAAGTCATATACGCCTGAACCTTCTCGTAAAAATTCCAGATTTGACACTACTTCTATTTGGTGCTGGCTACATACATTCTTATACATCCACTTCTTTATTAACTCGTTCGTTCCCACAGGAACTTTACTTTTGGTAATGATAATGACATCTCGATTTACATATGTCCCAATATCATAACAAGCATTCTGAATATAAGTTAAATCAGCAGTTCCATTTGGCAAAGAAAGCGTTCCTACCACAATAAAGATGTAATCCGAATGCGTAAATGCCTCCCTTTTGCTAGAAGTGAATGCGAAACGGCCTTTTTTATTCATTAACGTTACTAAGCGCTCCAAACCCCGTTCATAAATCCGCATGTCTCCTTGCTGTATTCGCTCTATTTTCTTTTTATATCAAAACAGATAACAGAATACCCAACCCCCGTAATTAATCCAACATAACCCGCACCCACCACTGTAATTTTCATTTCATTTTTTTACACAGAGTGACTATCATGAAATGTGCTGACATACATAAGAGGGTCCCTGTTCTTCCTCCTTTCACAGATCAGTACACAATCGTGATACTTCTAAATACGACATAGGAGCAATCATTTTGATGAAGGAAAAGTGAGATACGACTTCTATTATATGAACCGTCTTTTCTTTCTTTTTTAAAATTTTGTAAAAAAAACCATCTCTTTTTTTATATTTTTTACAAATATATCGTCACATGTTATGTAAACTTCCATATTTTAACGTGAAATGTACGTATTCTAACGTGTAACACTTATAGTAAAGAAATTATGATACAAACGAGTAGCACGTCACTACACATATAAAACGAAAGAAGTTGAAACGGCTCGTCTTACCTCAAGATTCAGAGAGAAACAAGGAAAATAGGCGGAAATGAGGGGGTACGTAAAAGTCTGATTGATGAAGGCTAATCATCAATCAGGGATGAAAAGCCCCCTTTTACTCTATAGTAAAAAGTGTTACAGAAACGTTACAACATACTTCATTGACATGATATTTGTCATATATTTTATCTATTTCCAATTGCAGTGAATAGAAAAAAAGATTGAATTCTACTCTTTTTGTGATACCATATGTTATGAGCCTGCAAACAAACATCATAATTTTCAGATAAAACATTTAGAAATTAAGTTAAATTATCAAAGGTGGGGTATTAATGAACTCACAAGTGATTTATGCAGTTTTGGCATCTTTCATTACTGTACTCGTAGTCACTCCGTTCGTTATCAAATTAGCTTTTAAAATTGGAGCAACAGATAAGCCAAACGCACGTAAAGTACACCAAAAAATTATGCCTCGTCTCGGTGGACTGGCAATCTTCATTGGTGTAGCTGTAGGATTTATTGTTAGTGGATTATATGAG
The window above is part of the Bacillus cytotoxicus NVH 391-98 genome. Proteins encoded here:
- a CDS encoding response regulator aspartate phosphatase; translation: MRILNNEKVTKLLNEWYKVILSKQITKATRMKEEVDEKISVLMVEQNRDLQDQNLLLYYSLLDYSYKVLINKSYVTRSDFDAVEKLTTKTIDEYLKYYYHFYKAVHNTMIANYMEAMEQFEEAERLLEYIPNDIEKAEFNYKLGELYYHLQQPLLTIKHVMKAKDIYKKHEDYVINQIECDTILGLASVTLSQFEQGEELFVKCLDMAKKHNCTRLITLIQYNLGFLYAKQGISATAIRHLMDVYKSEKPYHKTVFLLAREHFKVNEIEKAQEFLTEGFELADVEYTHHLRILRAQYDENYKQNLETTIADGLDYFESQKLYGFIEEYSGILAKKLYQEGNHEKASQYFNISYDAKELLQKGSALK
- a CDS encoding ParM/StbA family protein; protein product: MKLKTYKVEGTEYVWGDDIIKVNNTLNTYAQQNRYKTNQYKTLSKIALAEMAAKTNVKSYDEILVITGVPSEEIGTKAVDEIKEVYQGAHDLEVNGKKVSINVVDVIVLAQPVGTVMSRYLDEDGFVADDTYEDMTVGIIDIGTGTTDLDVISMLRREKESTSVPKGMHDVYEPIVAKIKKETSATINDYKLEKVFEEGAYQASKRMDPIDFNDEKTASIKEVYDFIVNGVNNAWKTFDRFDEVLVSDGGANTFHELLEEWIGKVTKLEESQTANVEGFYRYGKFEVGEEDGE
- the wecB gene encoding non-hydrolyzing UDP-N-acetylglucosamine 2-epimerase, with the translated sequence MTERLKVMTIFGTRPEAIKMAPLVLELQKHPDKIESIVTVTAQHRQMLDQVLNIFGITPDFDLNIMKDRQTLIDITTRGLQGLDQVMKEAKPHIVLVHGDTTTTFIASLAAFYNQIPVGHVEAGLRTWDKYSPYPEEMNRQLTGVMADLHFSPTAKSATNLQKENKDESRIFVTGNTAIDALKTTVKETYSHPVLEKLGNDRLVLMTAHRRENLGEPMRNMFRAIKRLVDKHEDVQVVYPVHMNPVVRETANDILGEHNRIHLIEPLDVIDFHNVAARSYLILTDSGGVQEEAPSLGVPVLVLRDTTERPEGIEAGTLKLAGTDEETIFTLADELLSNKEAHDKMAQASNPYGDGRASERIVEAILQHFNK